The DNA region AAAAGTTTTGCCCATATTTTTTTTTATGACTATATTTCTTCATTATTTATATCCAAAACACAAATATATGGTATATTTCTGTATTCTTGCTTATAATCTAAACCATAACCAGAAACAAATTCATCAGGTATATCAAATCCAATATATTGGACATCTACATCTGCTTCTCTTCTTTCTTTTTTATTAAGTAATGTGCATAATATTACATTTTTAGGTCCTCTTTTACCTATCATTTGTAATATTTTCTTTAATGTTAAGCCTGAATCTATTATATCTTCAACAACTAATACATTTTTACCTCTTACACTATGTTCTAAATCTTTTATTATTTTTATGTCTCTTGTATTTTCAAAGCCATCTCCATAACTTGATACTTCCATAAAATCCATAGATAAAGGCAATTTTATTTCTCTAACTAAATCAGCCATAAATATTACAGACCCTTTTAATATACCTACTACCACTAAATCAGCAGTATCATCTTTTAAATCATTAGTTATTTGAGCCCCTAATTCTTTTACTCTTGTTTGTATTTGCTCATTTGAAATTAATGTTTTAGTTATGTACTTTTCCCAATTTTTCATCATTTTTACCAACTCCATTACTTTTTTTATTTTATATTATATCAAAAACATACTTAAATTGCTACTTATTATTATTTTTATTCAAATATATTATACTAATTATAAGTATTGCAGAAAATATTAATTGAATAGGACTTAATATTCTCTTATATACCAATGCTTCTATTATTACTGAACTTAAAGGGTATGCTAATTCAGATATAGTTGCATAACTAGCCTTTGTTGTTATCATTCCCTTGTAATACACCGTAAGAGAAGTTAAACTAAATAATGCTATTATAAATGTTAACTTATATAAATCAGGGCTAGATATATATTGTCTTAATGATACTATACTTCCACTTGAAAAAATTAATATAGAAAAACTTATTATAGTAGTAAAAAGATATCTATAAAAAACTGTAGTCAAAAAACTATGATTACTTACTATTTTTTTACTAAATACAGTTGAACTCCCAAATGAAAAAGCTGCTATTAATGAATACATTGCTGCTCTTAAATTATTTTCTTCTAGTAATTTCGGACTATTTAATCCAAATATAAGGAAATATAAGGATATTAATGATACCGCTAAAACTATATAAAATCTTTTATTTGGTTTTTCCTTTAATAATGTGTATGCCAATATTATGGCAAATATAGGCTGAGTTTTTTGTATTAAAGTTACTAAGCTTAAACTAAATTGACTTAACATTAATGCTTTTACTATTGCTAAAGTTCCAAGTGTTCCACCAAAAAGAGCTATTAAAAAATAATAAATAAAGTCATCTTTTTTAAATTCTTTAATTTTTTTATATTGTCCTGTAAATAATATTGATAAAACAACTAATGGTACTAAATGCGATATAAATACTATAAATTTTACATTATAAAATCCTAGTGCAAAATACCTTGGTGTTAATAATACACCATCTAGTCCCCATAAAAATGCTGCAAATGATATTAATATCCAACCATAACCTAATGTTGCTGTACTACAATTCTTTTTCATTAATTTGCTCCGTTTCTACCATTCTTTTTATTGTGTCAAATTTTTTATTTATTTTATCAGTTGTAATTCTAACATCACTAAAATCTTTTTCTAATTTTGAAAAATCATTTTGTAATTTATTCCATCTTTCTTCATATCTATTAAATTCAATAGAAAAGTCATTTAATTGTGTTAAAATCTGTTCTGCACTTTTATTTTTCTTATAATTTAGTGTTGCTAATTGCATAGTTGCTATATATATCATTAAATTTGTCTGGGATGCTACCCAAACCTTTTTATCATACGCGTAATTTAATATTTCTTCAAAATTGCTATATATTTCCATAAATATTGCTTCACTAGGTAAAAACATTATAGCAGTATTTAAAGTTTCACCTTCTATTATATATTTAGATGATATTGCATCTATATGATTTTTGACGTCTATTATAAAGTTTTTTCTGCTTTCTGCATTTTCCATATATTTTAAATAATTTTCCAAAGGGAATTTAGAATCTATACATACCTTTGTTAATTTATCATCTATATATACAACAGAATCTGCTATTTTACCATTACTTAATTTGTACTGCATAGAGTATAGACCACTACTACCATATACATAATTTAATACCTGCTCTAATCTTGTTTCTCCAAAGTTACCACGCGATTTTTTATCAGTCAGTATAGCCTGTAATCCCATAATGTCATTAGATAATTTCAAAATATTTTTCTGGGCTTCATCCATTTTAGCAAGTCTTTCTAAAACCGAATTAAAAGTATCAGTTGAAGTTTTAAATCCTGATTTTAAAATATTCTCAACTTTTGTTCCTAATTCTAATAAATCCTTCGCAATATTTTCTTTTACACTTTCTTTAAAAGTTACTATACCGTCTTTGATATCTTTATCTAGCATATTACTTGATTTAAGTTTTTCTTCAACTTTTTTAGTTAATTCATCTATATTTTTATATATTCCATCTTTAATATCAAATTTAAAATCAGTAATACTTTTAGTATTACCTTCAAGTTTAACATCAATTTTAGATATTAACTCATCAATGTTCTTATCTATTCCTTCTTTTAAAGTATCTTTGAAAACTAGCATTGATTTTGTTGAATTATTTGATATCTCATTATTTTCAACTAATTTCTTATCTACTTTATCAATCAAATCAAATATATTTTTTTCTACACTATTTTTTAAATTATCTTTAAAATCTATAATATCTTTAGAAATATTATTTTTATTTTCATACATAAGTCTAGTTATATCTTCTTTTGTATCATTATTTTTTTCTATCATTTTTTCTATAATTTCATGTTTAAAATCTCTATTATCTTTATTTTTCATAAGGAAAATTAGGTAACAAACTAAAATTATTAAAATAACTAGTAGTACATACAATATATCCACGCATTGCCTCCATTTAAAATTTTAAGATATATTTATAAAAAAGTGATATTTAAAATATCACTTAATTAATTATTTGAAAAAATGTCCTGTTTCTCCATTTTGACTTTTTTCAATTAAATATTGAAGTAATTCTTTTGAATGATTTTCTATAACAGAATCATCAAATATTGTTTGGCTAAATATATCTTCCCCTGAAGTTATACTTCTTTTAAACGTTATTATTTGATCTCTTAATTTTTTATCTCCAAAAACCCTACTTCTACCGTTAGAGTCTTTTATATCAAAGTTAACACTAACTATATTATTATTACTTACTATTATATTCATTACATATATAGTATCATTAGATATATTTTCTTCTACTTCATATTTTCCATTTTCTAATGAAAATGTCAACATTGAAATTGTTAAAAATAACATCATTATTAGTTTTTTCATTTTTATCACCTACCATGATTGTAGCATGTTCTTGAATTTATTTCAAATTTTCTAATTCATCAACATATTCCATATACTCTTTTTTGCTTTTTAAGTGTATAATTAATTTAATTATTAAGAATATAACTCCTATTACTATTAATATATTTCCTAATATAAAATTTAATTTTGAAACTTCTGTAAAATATATGAAATATATCAATACTGCATATCCTATTAAATTTATTATTAATGATAACATATTTAACTCCTATAAATACCTAAGCGGATCAACCAAATTTACACCTTTTCTTGTTTCAAAATATAAATTAGTTTCTTTTGTTGCTGAATCTCTACCCAATGTTCCTATAGATTGTCCTTTTTTTACATTATCTCTTTTTTTGACTCTTACACTTGCTAAATTTCCATATACAGTTATTATTCCAGCATGATCTATAATTACTATTCCACCTAAACTTCCAAGTTTACCTGCATGTAATACTGTTCCTGTATCAGCTGCTTTTACATTCTGTCCAAGTTTTCCTCTAATTTCAATACCATTACTTTTTAAACCTTTAACTTTTTCTTGTCTAAATCTTACTACTACTCTTCCATTAATAGGCATTGATAATCTTCCAGTTCCTTTAATTACTACTATTGGATCTTCTTTGCCTCCACTACTTGCTTTCTTTTTTTGATTTTGAGCAATTATTGCTTGTATTTGTGCTTCTAAATTACGTTTTTCTCTTATAAGTTTACTAATTTTAGATTGTAATTTTTTATTTTCATGGCCTAAATTAGATTGTATTTTTTTCAGTTGTGCAACTTTTCTGTCTTTTTCTATTTTAGCAATTTTTAATTCTTTTCTCTTATTTTCAAGTTGTATTCTTGCCTTTTTTACATTAGAGGCTTCAACTAAATTTTTCTTTTTAATAACTTCAACTTTTTGTTTATTTTTTTCAACATGAGTTTTATAATACTCTATACCCTGTATTTTAGACACTTGAAGTGCTAATATTTTCTTCTCATCTTGTTTTTTCTTAGCATCACGAACTCTTTCAAAACTTTTATCTTTTTCTATTACTCTTGAACGTCTTACTTTATCAAGTGCTATTATTTTATTAGAATATTCTGTTTTATTGTATTCTATTTTTTCATTACTATCATTTATTTTCTTAATATTATCTCTTATTTCGCTATCATTTTTACCTATATCTTTTAAAATCTTTATATATTTTGATTCTAAAACTCTATATTCTTTTTGTAGTCTATCTATTTTATAATTAAGATTATTTATCTCTCTTTTTACTTGTTTTTCTGTTTTTTTCGCCACATAAATTTGATTTTTATTTTTCTTTATCTTGCTACTATTAGCATTTACTTGTCTATTAATCTGATTTATTCTATTTTTATTTTTATCTATTCGATTATCAGCGAATATATAATTAGTTAGCCCTAAAATCAAAATAAATAATCCTATTTTTTTAATTTTCATCTACTTCCACTTCCAAATCTACTTCTTCTAAATTTATATCACCAGTATAATTTTTAAAATACTTGTTCATAGAAAAATAGTTTATGAAATATGATATTACTATTGATAATACTAGTATTATTAATAATGCTCCTATTTCAGAAAATGTAAATCTTGTTGTTTTATAATCTTTTATTAATGAATTTATACTTTGCACAAGTTTAGTTTTTATAATTAAATATGTTATAAATGCTATACCAAATGACCCTAATACTGCTACTACACTTTCAACAAAAAATACTTTTTTTAATTCTTTAACGCTCTTACCTGAACGCAAACTTTCGTGTATTTCATTTTTCTTAGATATAATAGAAAATCTAATAATATTATATATCATAAGTATAGTTAATAAAGAAACAATTATAGTTGCATTTATACTTATTCTTTCTGCAACATTGTTAAACTTTATACCTTCTTCTATCGCCTTTGTTCTAAAATCAAATGAATCAATTTCTTTCATGTTTATTAAACTGTTTTTTAATTTTTCTAAATTAACATCTTTTTTCAAGTAAACATAAAATGCATCTTCCAAAGGATTTTCATTTTCAGATACTGTCATACCCAATTCTAACATTACAGCCTTTAATGCTAATTCTTTTGATTCATATCTTAATGAATTTACTCCTGGTAATTCAATTAATTTTTTACTTATTTCTTTTTTTTGCTCTTCTTCTAAATCTTTTAAATATACTATAATTTGATTTCTGTTTTCTTTTTCAGTCCTATATTCTTTTAAACTCAAAATACCGAAAACCGAAATAAATGTTAGCATAAAAACTATTGCTAGTGTTATAACTGCAGATATAAAAGAGTTTAAATCTACTATTAATTTATTGTTTTTAATTCCTAATTTCATATTATCTCCTTTATTTGTAATTATCTAACACTACTTTTGCTATATCTTTACCTCTTAATTCGTATTTATCTAACATTAGATTTCCTTCTCCACTTTGACCAAATCTATCATAAATTCCATGTTTTATAACCTTTGTAGGTTTAACTTCTGATAAATATTCTGAAACGGCAGAACCTAATCCACCAATTACTGTATGTTCTTCTGATGTAACAATAAACTTACATTCATTTGCAGCTTTTAAAACTGTTTTTTCATCTAATGGTTTTATTGTTGACATATTTATTACTCTTGCACTTATTCCTTTTTCTTCTAAAATTTTAGCTGCTTCCATTGCTTCTGAAACCATAAGTCCAGTTGCTATTATTGCAATATCACTACCTTCTTTTAATGTAGCTGCTTTTCCTATTTCAAAATTATAATTTTCATCAAATAATTTAGGAACTGCTAATCTACCAAGTCTAATATACATAGGCCCTTCATATTTTGCTGCTTCTAATATCATTTGTCTAGTTTCTACTGCATCAGCTGGTGATAATACTACCATACCTGGTAATGTTC from Oceanivirga salmonicida includes:
- a CDS encoding cell division protein FtsX: MKLGIKNNKLIVDLNSFISAVITLAIVFMLTFISVFGILSLKEYRTEKENRNQIIVYLKDLEEEQKKEISKKLIELPGVNSLRYESKELALKAVMLELGMTVSENENPLEDAFYVYLKKDVNLEKLKNSLINMKEIDSFDFRTKAIEEGIKFNNVAERISINATIIVSLLTILMIYNIIRFSIISKKNEIHESLRSGKSVKELKKVFFVESVVAVLGSFGIAFITYLIIKTKLVQSINSLIKDYKTTRFTFSEIGALLIILVLSIVISYFINYFSMNKYFKNYTGDINLEEVDLEVEVDEN
- a CDS encoding murein hydrolase activator EnvC family protein, producing MKIKKIGLFILILGLTNYIFADNRIDKNKNRINQINRQVNANSSKIKKNKNQIYVAKKTEKQVKREINNLNYKIDRLQKEYRVLESKYIKILKDIGKNDSEIRDNIKKINDSNEKIEYNKTEYSNKIIALDKVRRSRVIEKDKSFERVRDAKKKQDEKKILALQVSKIQGIEYYKTHVEKNKQKVEVIKKKNLVEASNVKKARIQLENKRKELKIAKIEKDRKVAQLKKIQSNLGHENKKLQSKISKLIREKRNLEAQIQAIIAQNQKKKASSGGKEDPIVVIKGTGRLSMPINGRVVVRFRQEKVKGLKSNGIEIRGKLGQNVKAADTGTVLHAGKLGSLGGIVIIDHAGIITVYGNLASVRVKKRDNVKKGQSIGTLGRDSATKETNLYFETRKGVNLVDPLRYL
- a CDS encoding DNA recombination protein RmuC, with the protein product MDILYVLLVILIILVCYLIFLMKNKDNRDFKHEIIEKMIEKNNDTKEDITRLMYENKNNISKDIIDFKDNLKNSVEKNIFDLIDKVDKKLVENNEISNNSTKSMLVFKDTLKEGIDKNIDELISKIDVKLEGNTKSITDFKFDIKDGIYKNIDELTKKVEEKLKSSNMLDKDIKDGIVTFKESVKENIAKDLLELGTKVENILKSGFKTSTDTFNSVLERLAKMDEAQKNILKLSNDIMGLQAILTDKKSRGNFGETRLEQVLNYVYGSSGLYSMQYKLSNGKIADSVVYIDDKLTKVCIDSKFPLENYLKYMENAESRKNFIIDVKNHIDAISSKYIIEGETLNTAIMFLPSEAIFMEIYSNFEEILNYAYDKKVWVASQTNLMIYIATMQLATLNYKKNKSAEQILTQLNDFSIEFNRYEERWNKLQNDFSKLEKDFSDVRITTDKINKKFDTIKRMVETEQINEKEL
- the hpt gene encoding hypoxanthine phosphoribosyltransferase; the encoded protein is MMKNWEKYITKTLISNEQIQTRVKELGAQITNDLKDDTADLVVVGILKGSVIFMADLVREIKLPLSMDFMEVSSYGDGFENTRDIKIIKDLEHSVRGKNVLVVEDIIDSGLTLKKILQMIGKRGPKNVILCTLLNKKERREADVDVQYIGFDIPDEFVSGYGLDYKQEYRNIPYICVLDINNEEI
- a CDS encoding DMT family transporter, which gives rise to MKKNCSTATLGYGWILISFAAFLWGLDGVLLTPRYFALGFYNVKFIVFISHLVPLVVLSILFTGQYKKIKEFKKDDFIYYFLIALFGGTLGTLAIVKALMLSQFSLSLVTLIQKTQPIFAIILAYTLLKEKPNKRFYIVLAVSLISLYFLIFGLNSPKLLEENNLRAAMYSLIAAFSFGSSTVFSKKIVSNHSFLTTVFYRYLFTTIISFSILIFSSGSIVSLRQYISSPDLYKLTFIIALFSLTSLTVYYKGMITTKASYATISELAYPLSSVIIEALVYKRILSPIQLIFSAILIISIIYLNKNNNK
- a CDS encoding transketolase family protein; translated protein: MEKKATRHAFGEALVELGKINNDIVVLDADLTKSTMTTFFQKEFPNRHINMGIAEADMMATAAGIATTGKIPFVSTFAIFAAGRGFEQIRNSIAYPHLNVKICPTHSGVSVGEDGGSHQSIEDLALMRTLPGMVVLSPADAVETRQMILEAAKYEGPMYIRLGRLAVPKLFDENYNFEIGKAATLKEGSDIAIIATGLMVSEAMEAAKILEEKGISARVINMSTIKPLDEKTVLKAANECKFIVTSEEHTVIGGLGSAVSEYLSEVKPTKVIKHGIYDRFGQSGEGNLMLDKYELRGKDIAKVVLDNYK